In Arachis hypogaea cultivar Tifrunner chromosome 17, arahy.Tifrunner.gnm2.J5K5, whole genome shotgun sequence, a single window of DNA contains:
- the LOC112766239 gene encoding transcription factor bHLH93 has protein sequence MEIYYDDHHDFLEELMALRRETLMETNYDNTTFHSSFPPNSSSSSSYQQDLILPHQIYDDDNFFNQIYDSLLFDEQSPPPLMMDHYSSSSYYSNNTSSNLDSYYPPLSFMEEEELQNLEIETATRCKVEPVVTVTCCDSESPAAIFNADSVMGNKEIRKNSRSTKKVVGQPSKNLMAERRRRKRLNDRLSMLRAIVPKISKMDRTSILGDTIDYMKELLEKINNLQQEAVKVEDSNMAGGIFKDVIKPNEILIRNSPKFAVERGVDNTRVEICCAGKPGMLLSTVNTLEALGLDIQQCVISCFNDFTMHVSCSEEPEQRAMLNSEDIKQALFRSAGYGGRCL, from the exons atggagatctACTATGACGATCACCATGATTTCTTAGAGGAACTCATGGCTCTAAGAAGAGAAACATTAATGGAAACCAATTATGACAACACcacttttcattcttcttttcccccaaactcttcttcttcttcttcttaccaACAGGATCTTATTCTTCCTCATCAAATTTACGACGACGACAACTTCTTCAACCAAATCTATGATTCCCTGTTGTTTGACGAACAATCCCCGCCGCCATTGATGATGGATCATTATTCTTCTTCCTCGTACTACAGTAATAACACCAGCAGCAACCTTGATTCTTATTATCCTCCATTGTCGTTCATGGAAGAAGAGGAGCTTCAGAATTTGGAGATTGAAACTGCAACAAGGTGTAAAGTGGAACCAGTAGTAACTGTAACTTGCTGTGATTCTGAGTCCCCTGCTGCGATTTTCAACGCAGATTCTGTCATGGGAAATAAGGAAATTAGAAAGAACAGCAGGTCAACAAAGAAGGTTGTGGGTCAACCCTCCAAGAATCTTATGgcggaaaggagaagaagaaagagactCAATGATAGACTCTCAATGCTAAGAGCCATTGTCCCCAAGATTAGTAAG ATGGATAGAACATCAATACTTGGAGACACCATTGATTACATGAAAGAGCTTCTAGAGAAGATCAACAATTTGCAACAAGAAGCTGTAAAAGTTGAAGATTCAAACATGGCAGGTGGCATTTTCAAAGATGTAATTAAACCAAATGAAATCTTGATTAGAAATTCACCCAag TTTGCGGTTGAGAGGGGTGTGGATAATACGAGGGTTGAGATTTGCTGTGCGGGGAAGCCAGGAATGTTGCTTTCAACAGTTAACACCTTGGAAGCATTAGGCCTTGACATTCAACAATGTGTTATAAGCTGTTTCAATGATTTCACAATGCACGTTTCTTGCTCAGAG GAACCGGAGCAAAGGGCAATGCTGAATTCTGAAGATATAAAGCAAGCGTTATTTAGAAGTGCTGGTTACGGAGGAAGATGCTTGTGA
- the LOC140180775 gene encoding uncharacterized protein has translation MTWAIELSQYDLCYEPRHAIRAQAIADFLVEVTGNPTEETGTRWKLHVDGASNQTSGGAGIILESPAGVIYEQSVKFEFPVSKNQAEYEALLGGLVLAQEVGAKRVEVCSDSQIVTSQVNRSYQARDSLLQKYLERVKELSKKFEEVTVQHIPRERNTRVDLLSKLASTKPGTGNCSLIQGITKEPAVVLHLTKLAPSWMDSIADFLQNGKLPQGEKEAKTVITRFGIPEVVISDNGMQFTDKKFTEFLTGLGIKQKFSSVEHPQTNGQVESANKIILLGLKKRLDSKKGAWVDELASVLWSYRTTEQSSTKKTPFCLTYGVEAVIPVEIGEPSPRLLLTGVEEAMDKDLVDEVREMAHLSEVALKQRIALRYNTKVFRRELEERDLVLRRNDIGPPSPGEGKLAANWECPYRIKEVLGKGAYKLERLDGREIPRTWNAGNLRRFYS, from the exons atgacctgggccatcgaaCTATCCCAATACGACCTATGCTACGAACCCCGGCACGCGATCAGGGCACAAGCAATAGCAGACTTCTTGGTGGAGGTAACTGGGAATCCAACCGAGGAGAcgggcacacggtggaagctccatgtggacggagcctccaaccagacgtCCGGGGGCGCCGGTATCATTCTAGAAAGTCCAGCCGGAGTCATCTATGAACAATCAGTTAAGTTTGAATTTCCCGTATCAAAAAACCAAGCAGAGTACGAAGCCCTCCTAGGAGGTTTGGTTCTAGCTCAGGAAGTCGGAGCCAAGAGGGTGGAAGTATGCAGCGACTCGCAAATCGTCACTTCGCAAGTGAATagaagctaccaagccagagactcACTATTACAGAAATACTTAGAGAGGGTCAAAGAACTGAGCAAAAAATTTGAAGAGGTCACGGTCCAACACATTCCAAGAGAGAGGAACACACGGGTAGACCTCCTATCGAAGCTGGCGAGCACAAAACCTGGAACCGGCAACTGCTCCCTCATCCAAGGCATCACGAAAGAGCCAGCAGTGGTCCTCCACTTGACCAAATTAGCCCCTTCTTGGATGGACTCCATCGCCGACTTCTTGCAAAACGGCAAACTCCCCCAAGGCGAAAAGGAAGCCAAAACG gtgataacccgtttTGGCATCCCAGAGGTCGTCATTTCGGATAATGGGATGCAAttcactgacaagaagttcacAGAATTTCTCACCGGCTTGGGGATAAAACAAAAGTTCTCCTCAGTtgaacacccccaaacaaacgggcaAGTGGAATCTGCGAATAAAATCATCTTACTGGGTCTTAAAAAGCGTTTAGATAGCAAGAAAGGCGCTTGGGTCGATGAGCTTGCCTCGGTTCTCTGGTCCTACCGAACAACCGAGCAAAGCTCCACCAAGAAAACCCCCTTCTGCTTAACGTACGGTGTCGAAGCGGTGATACCCGTGGAGATTGGAGAACCAAGTCCGCGGCTACTCCTTACAGGAGTAGAAGAGGCAATGGACAAAGACTTGGTAGACGAGGTCAGAGAGATGGCCCATTTGTCAGAAGTAGCGCTGAAACAGAGGATAGCCCTGCGATACAACACCAAGGTCTTCAGAAGGGAACTTGAGGAAAGAGACCTCGTCCTGCGACGAAACGACATCGGTCCGCCGtccccaggagaaggaaagctggcggcaaACTGGGAATGTCCCTACAGAATCAAAGAAGTGCTCGGCAAAGGCGCCTACAAGCTGGAAAGACTTGACGGCAGAGAAATCCCAAGAACATGGAACGCAGGTAACCTAAGAAGATTCTATTCATAG